From the genome of Ziziphus jujuba cultivar Dongzao chromosome 6, ASM3175591v1, one region includes:
- the LOC107405823 gene encoding uncharacterized protein LOC107405823 isoform X3, with amino-acid sequence MASSSSEEQKQEESQSESQPQSQPQSQAVKECLHKTKVIEFLGRTTPIVLQNDNGPCPLLAICNVLLLRNNLNLSPDISEVSQEKLLSLVADRLIDSNSNINNKDEGYVENQQQNIADAIDLLPRLATGIDVNIKFRRIDDFEFTRECAIFDLLDIPLYHGWIVDPQDFDTANAIGSKSYNALMGDLVALETRNMDREHKNNNEEDCVDFAAATTAALGVPSPCLSKARSFDDSPDSTSDDQKLRKGDIEEEAELLRALKLSQAEIPSSVGDPLASNINEGPVSVNLDESTHPKEVHPPGSLKTSDKHAVEDNNFYQTDLCISDDSSASMNEEVRTLCTDVVEKSSIDTTVQIENAVSLSTERDTLSVGENHIDVSIRGGKIDNRSNATSDVHEIADENKGYDTKEVSLVSAKNDDLDSSSSQMQPIDACETLTSSVDDSEPIYEGEECIIDSGTTVFEDREPVYEGEMVLAKQTDKSTLDARSKDVITQREGELIRNFLKNSASQLTFYGLFCLQDGLKERELCVFFRNNHFSTMFKFNGELYLLATDQGYITQPDLVWEKLNEVNGDTLFMTGNFKEFKVENHSNETWNENNALASTADYLASIDSAAQAGLDMNSDLQLAIALQQQEFDQQPQRQNAQQPSINNSRLVTGPQGPRRNSNTTSSSRPEAKSKEKCIVM; translated from the exons ATGGCGTCGAGCTCATCAGAGGAACAGAAGCAGGAAGAGTCGCAGTCAGAGTCGCAGCCGCAATCGCAGCCTCAGTCTCAGGCAGTGAAGGAGTGCCTCCACAAAACCAAAGTCATTGAATTCTTGGGACGGACTACGCCTATCGTCCTCCAGAACGACAATGGACCCTGTCCTCTCCTCGCTATCT GTAATGTTCTTTTGTTAAGGAACAACTTGAATCTGAGTCCAGATATATCAGAAGTCTCACAGGAGAAATTACTTTCACTTGTTGCTGATCGGCTAATTGATTCTAACAGTAATATCAAT AATAAAGATGAGGGGTACGTTGAAAACCAACAGCAGAACATTGCTGATGCCATTGATCTGCTTCCACGACTTGCAACTGGGATTGATGTAAATATAAAGTTCAGGAG AATAGATGATTTTGAGTTTACTCGAGAGTGTGCCATATTTGATTTATTGGACATTCCACTATACCATGGTTGGATAGTTGATCCCCAG GATTTTGATACTGCTAATGCAATTGGGTCAAAATCCTATAATGCTCTTATGGGGGATCTTGTTGCATTGGAAACACGAAATATGGATAgagaacataaaaataataatgaagaagATTGTGTTGATTTTGCTGCTGCAACAACTGCAGCACTGGGAGTCCCTTCTCCATGTCTTTCAAAAGCTAGATCTTTTGATGATTCTCCAGATTCAACCTCTGATGACCAAAAGTTAAGAAAAGGAGACattgaagaagaagcagagTTGTTGAGAGCCTTGAAATTGTCTCAGGCTGAAATACCATCTTCAGTGGGTGATCCTCTTGCATCAAATATAAATGAAGGGCCTGTTTCTGTCAATTTAGATGAAAGTACACATCCCAAAGAGGTTCATCCTCCAGGTTCTCTAAAAACATCAGATAAGCATGCTGtagaagataataatttttatcagaCAGATCTATGCATATCAGATGACAGCAGTGCCTCCATGAATGAAG AAGTACGCACTCTCTGCACTGATGTGGTTGAGAAGAGCAGCATTGATACAACAGTTCAGATTGAAAATGCGGTTTCATTGTCTACAGAAAGAGACACTTTATCTGTGGGTGAGAACCATATAGATGTTTCAATAAGGGGTGGAAAAATTGATAACCGGTCCAATGCAACATCCGATGTTCATGAAATTGCAGATGAGAACAAAGGTTATGACACGAAGGAAGTATCACTTGTGTCTGCAAAAAATGATGATTTGGATTCCTCTAGCAGCCAAATGCAGCCCATCGATGCATGTGAAACTTTGACTTCAAGTGTTGATGACAGTGAGCCCATTTATGAAGGAGAGGAGTGTATTATTGATTCAGGGACTACCGTTTTTGAAGACAGAGAGCCTGTTTATGAGGGTGAGATGGTTCTTGCTAAGCAAACTGACAAAAGCACCTTAGATGCTAGGTCCAAGGATGTGATTACTCAAAGAGAAG GAGAACTGATCAGGAACTTTTTGAAGAACAGTGCTAGccagttgactttttatgg cTTATTCTGCTTACAAGATGGTCTTAAAGAACGTGAACTTTGTGTTTTTTTCCGTAATAATCACTTCAGCACAATGTTTAAG TTCAATGGTGAACTTTATCTTTTGGCCACAGACCAAGGTTACATAACTCAACCTGATTTGGTATGGGAAAAGCTAAATGAG GTCAATGGGGATACATTGTTTATGACAGGAAATTTCAAGGAGTTTAAGGTGGAAAATCATTCAAATGAAACTTGGAATGAAAATAATGCTCTTGCTAGCACTGCA GACTATCTTGCCAGCATTGACAGTGCAGCACAAGCAGGCTTGGATATGAA TTCTGATCTGCAATTGGCAATAGCTCTGCAGCAACAGGAGTTTGATCAACAACCACAGCGTCAAAATGCGCAGCAACCATCCATTAATAATTCAAGGCTGGTGACTGGTCCTCAG GGGCCaagaagaaattcaaatacgacaTCATCTTCCAGGCCTGAAGCTAAATCGAAAGAAAAGTGCATAGTGATGTGA
- the LOC107405823 gene encoding uncharacterized protein LOC107405823 isoform X2, translating to MASSSSEEQKQEESQSESQPQSQPQSQAVKECLHKTKVIEFLGRTTPIVLQNDNGPCPLLAICNVLLLRNNLNLSPDISEVSQEKLLSLVADRLIDSNSNINNKDEGYVENQQQNIADAIDLLPRLATGIDVNIKFRRIDDFEFTRECAIFDLLDIPLYHGWIVDPQDFDTANAIGSKSYNALMGDLVALETRNMDREHKNNNEEDCVDFAAATTAALGVPSPCLSKARSFDDSPDSTSDDQKLRKGDIEEEAELLRALKLSQAEIPSSVGDPLASNINEGPVSVNLDESTHPKEVHPPGSLKTSDKHAVEDNNFYQTDLCISDDSSASMNEGNDPLCFKSTPEQAVQLSSNINKGNNLYQSTFVEPEVRTLCTDVVEKSSIDTTVQIENAVSLSTERDTLSVDENKGYDTKEVSLVSAKNDDLDSSSSQMQPIDACETLTSSVDDSEPIYEGEECIIDSGTTVFEDREPVYEGEMVLAKQTDKSTLDARSKDVITQREGELIRNFLKNSASQLTFYGLFCLQDGLKERELCVFFRNNHFSTMFKFNGELYLLATDQGYITQPDLVWEKLNEVNGDTLFMTGNFKEFKVENHSNETWNENNALASTADYLASIDSAAQAGLDMNSDLQLAIALQQQEFDQQPQRQNAQQPSINNSRLVTGPQGPRRNSNTTSSSRPEAKSKEKCIVM from the exons ATGGCGTCGAGCTCATCAGAGGAACAGAAGCAGGAAGAGTCGCAGTCAGAGTCGCAGCCGCAATCGCAGCCTCAGTCTCAGGCAGTGAAGGAGTGCCTCCACAAAACCAAAGTCATTGAATTCTTGGGACGGACTACGCCTATCGTCCTCCAGAACGACAATGGACCCTGTCCTCTCCTCGCTATCT GTAATGTTCTTTTGTTAAGGAACAACTTGAATCTGAGTCCAGATATATCAGAAGTCTCACAGGAGAAATTACTTTCACTTGTTGCTGATCGGCTAATTGATTCTAACAGTAATATCAAT AATAAAGATGAGGGGTACGTTGAAAACCAACAGCAGAACATTGCTGATGCCATTGATCTGCTTCCACGACTTGCAACTGGGATTGATGTAAATATAAAGTTCAGGAG AATAGATGATTTTGAGTTTACTCGAGAGTGTGCCATATTTGATTTATTGGACATTCCACTATACCATGGTTGGATAGTTGATCCCCAG GATTTTGATACTGCTAATGCAATTGGGTCAAAATCCTATAATGCTCTTATGGGGGATCTTGTTGCATTGGAAACACGAAATATGGATAgagaacataaaaataataatgaagaagATTGTGTTGATTTTGCTGCTGCAACAACTGCAGCACTGGGAGTCCCTTCTCCATGTCTTTCAAAAGCTAGATCTTTTGATGATTCTCCAGATTCAACCTCTGATGACCAAAAGTTAAGAAAAGGAGACattgaagaagaagcagagTTGTTGAGAGCCTTGAAATTGTCTCAGGCTGAAATACCATCTTCAGTGGGTGATCCTCTTGCATCAAATATAAATGAAGGGCCTGTTTCTGTCAATTTAGATGAAAGTACACATCCCAAAGAGGTTCATCCTCCAGGTTCTCTAAAAACATCAGATAAGCATGCTGtagaagataataatttttatcagaCAGATCTATGCATATCAGATGACAGCAGTGCCTCCATGAATGAAGGTAATGATCCATTGTGTTTCAAAAGTACTCCAGAGCAAGCAGTGCAATTATCATCAAACATCAATAAAGGAAATAATCTTTATCAATCAACTTTTGTTGAACCAGAAGTACGCACTCTCTGCACTGATGTGGTTGAGAAGAGCAGCATTGATACAACAGTTCAGATTGAAAATGCGGTTTCATTGTCTACAGAAAGAGACACTTTATCTGTGG ATGAGAACAAAGGTTATGACACGAAGGAAGTATCACTTGTGTCTGCAAAAAATGATGATTTGGATTCCTCTAGCAGCCAAATGCAGCCCATCGATGCATGTGAAACTTTGACTTCAAGTGTTGATGACAGTGAGCCCATTTATGAAGGAGAGGAGTGTATTATTGATTCAGGGACTACCGTTTTTGAAGACAGAGAGCCTGTTTATGAGGGTGAGATGGTTCTTGCTAAGCAAACTGACAAAAGCACCTTAGATGCTAGGTCCAAGGATGTGATTACTCAAAGAGAAG GAGAACTGATCAGGAACTTTTTGAAGAACAGTGCTAGccagttgactttttatgg cTTATTCTGCTTACAAGATGGTCTTAAAGAACGTGAACTTTGTGTTTTTTTCCGTAATAATCACTTCAGCACAATGTTTAAG TTCAATGGTGAACTTTATCTTTTGGCCACAGACCAAGGTTACATAACTCAACCTGATTTGGTATGGGAAAAGCTAAATGAG GTCAATGGGGATACATTGTTTATGACAGGAAATTTCAAGGAGTTTAAGGTGGAAAATCATTCAAATGAAACTTGGAATGAAAATAATGCTCTTGCTAGCACTGCA GACTATCTTGCCAGCATTGACAGTGCAGCACAAGCAGGCTTGGATATGAA TTCTGATCTGCAATTGGCAATAGCTCTGCAGCAACAGGAGTTTGATCAACAACCACAGCGTCAAAATGCGCAGCAACCATCCATTAATAATTCAAGGCTGGTGACTGGTCCTCAG GGGCCaagaagaaattcaaatacgacaTCATCTTCCAGGCCTGAAGCTAAATCGAAAGAAAAGTGCATAGTGATGTGA
- the LOC107405823 gene encoding uncharacterized protein LOC107405823 isoform X4, which translates to MASSSSEEQKQEESQSESQPQSQPQSQAVKECLHKTKVIEFLGRTTPIVLQNDNGPCPLLAICNVLLLRNNLNLSPDISEVSQEKLLSLVADRLIDSNSNINNKDEGYVENQQQNIADAIDLLPRLATGIDVNIKFRRIDDFEFTRECAIFDLLDIPLYHGWIVDPQDFDTANAIGSKSYNALMGDLVALETRNMDREHKNNNEEDCVDFAAATTAALGVPSPCLSKARSFDDSPDSTSDDQKLRKGDIEEEAELLRALKLSQAEIPSSVGDPLASNINEGPVSVNLDESTHPKEVHPPGSLKTSDKHAVEDNNFYQTDLCISDDSSASMNEEVRTLCTDVVEKSSIDTTVQIENAVSLSTERDTLSVDENKGYDTKEVSLVSAKNDDLDSSSSQMQPIDACETLTSSVDDSEPIYEGEECIIDSGTTVFEDREPVYEGEMVLAKQTDKSTLDARSKDVITQREGELIRNFLKNSASQLTFYGLFCLQDGLKERELCVFFRNNHFSTMFKFNGELYLLATDQGYITQPDLVWEKLNEVNGDTLFMTGNFKEFKVENHSNETWNENNALASTADYLASIDSAAQAGLDMNSDLQLAIALQQQEFDQQPQRQNAQQPSINNSRLVTGPQGPRRNSNTTSSSRPEAKSKEKCIVM; encoded by the exons ATGGCGTCGAGCTCATCAGAGGAACAGAAGCAGGAAGAGTCGCAGTCAGAGTCGCAGCCGCAATCGCAGCCTCAGTCTCAGGCAGTGAAGGAGTGCCTCCACAAAACCAAAGTCATTGAATTCTTGGGACGGACTACGCCTATCGTCCTCCAGAACGACAATGGACCCTGTCCTCTCCTCGCTATCT GTAATGTTCTTTTGTTAAGGAACAACTTGAATCTGAGTCCAGATATATCAGAAGTCTCACAGGAGAAATTACTTTCACTTGTTGCTGATCGGCTAATTGATTCTAACAGTAATATCAAT AATAAAGATGAGGGGTACGTTGAAAACCAACAGCAGAACATTGCTGATGCCATTGATCTGCTTCCACGACTTGCAACTGGGATTGATGTAAATATAAAGTTCAGGAG AATAGATGATTTTGAGTTTACTCGAGAGTGTGCCATATTTGATTTATTGGACATTCCACTATACCATGGTTGGATAGTTGATCCCCAG GATTTTGATACTGCTAATGCAATTGGGTCAAAATCCTATAATGCTCTTATGGGGGATCTTGTTGCATTGGAAACACGAAATATGGATAgagaacataaaaataataatgaagaagATTGTGTTGATTTTGCTGCTGCAACAACTGCAGCACTGGGAGTCCCTTCTCCATGTCTTTCAAAAGCTAGATCTTTTGATGATTCTCCAGATTCAACCTCTGATGACCAAAAGTTAAGAAAAGGAGACattgaagaagaagcagagTTGTTGAGAGCCTTGAAATTGTCTCAGGCTGAAATACCATCTTCAGTGGGTGATCCTCTTGCATCAAATATAAATGAAGGGCCTGTTTCTGTCAATTTAGATGAAAGTACACATCCCAAAGAGGTTCATCCTCCAGGTTCTCTAAAAACATCAGATAAGCATGCTGtagaagataataatttttatcagaCAGATCTATGCATATCAGATGACAGCAGTGCCTCCATGAATGAAG AAGTACGCACTCTCTGCACTGATGTGGTTGAGAAGAGCAGCATTGATACAACAGTTCAGATTGAAAATGCGGTTTCATTGTCTACAGAAAGAGACACTTTATCTGTGG ATGAGAACAAAGGTTATGACACGAAGGAAGTATCACTTGTGTCTGCAAAAAATGATGATTTGGATTCCTCTAGCAGCCAAATGCAGCCCATCGATGCATGTGAAACTTTGACTTCAAGTGTTGATGACAGTGAGCCCATTTATGAAGGAGAGGAGTGTATTATTGATTCAGGGACTACCGTTTTTGAAGACAGAGAGCCTGTTTATGAGGGTGAGATGGTTCTTGCTAAGCAAACTGACAAAAGCACCTTAGATGCTAGGTCCAAGGATGTGATTACTCAAAGAGAAG GAGAACTGATCAGGAACTTTTTGAAGAACAGTGCTAGccagttgactttttatgg cTTATTCTGCTTACAAGATGGTCTTAAAGAACGTGAACTTTGTGTTTTTTTCCGTAATAATCACTTCAGCACAATGTTTAAG TTCAATGGTGAACTTTATCTTTTGGCCACAGACCAAGGTTACATAACTCAACCTGATTTGGTATGGGAAAAGCTAAATGAG GTCAATGGGGATACATTGTTTATGACAGGAAATTTCAAGGAGTTTAAGGTGGAAAATCATTCAAATGAAACTTGGAATGAAAATAATGCTCTTGCTAGCACTGCA GACTATCTTGCCAGCATTGACAGTGCAGCACAAGCAGGCTTGGATATGAA TTCTGATCTGCAATTGGCAATAGCTCTGCAGCAACAGGAGTTTGATCAACAACCACAGCGTCAAAATGCGCAGCAACCATCCATTAATAATTCAAGGCTGGTGACTGGTCCTCAG GGGCCaagaagaaattcaaatacgacaTCATCTTCCAGGCCTGAAGCTAAATCGAAAGAAAAGTGCATAGTGATGTGA
- the LOC107405823 gene encoding uncharacterized protein LOC107405823 isoform X1, which yields MASSSSEEQKQEESQSESQPQSQPQSQAVKECLHKTKVIEFLGRTTPIVLQNDNGPCPLLAICNVLLLRNNLNLSPDISEVSQEKLLSLVADRLIDSNSNINNKDEGYVENQQQNIADAIDLLPRLATGIDVNIKFRRIDDFEFTRECAIFDLLDIPLYHGWIVDPQDFDTANAIGSKSYNALMGDLVALETRNMDREHKNNNEEDCVDFAAATTAALGVPSPCLSKARSFDDSPDSTSDDQKLRKGDIEEEAELLRALKLSQAEIPSSVGDPLASNINEGPVSVNLDESTHPKEVHPPGSLKTSDKHAVEDNNFYQTDLCISDDSSASMNEGNDPLCFKSTPEQAVQLSSNINKGNNLYQSTFVEPEVRTLCTDVVEKSSIDTTVQIENAVSLSTERDTLSVGENHIDVSIRGGKIDNRSNATSDVHEIADENKGYDTKEVSLVSAKNDDLDSSSSQMQPIDACETLTSSVDDSEPIYEGEECIIDSGTTVFEDREPVYEGEMVLAKQTDKSTLDARSKDVITQREGELIRNFLKNSASQLTFYGLFCLQDGLKERELCVFFRNNHFSTMFKFNGELYLLATDQGYITQPDLVWEKLNEVNGDTLFMTGNFKEFKVENHSNETWNENNALASTADYLASIDSAAQAGLDMNSDLQLAIALQQQEFDQQPQRQNAQQPSINNSRLVTGPQGPRRNSNTTSSSRPEAKSKEKCIVM from the exons ATGGCGTCGAGCTCATCAGAGGAACAGAAGCAGGAAGAGTCGCAGTCAGAGTCGCAGCCGCAATCGCAGCCTCAGTCTCAGGCAGTGAAGGAGTGCCTCCACAAAACCAAAGTCATTGAATTCTTGGGACGGACTACGCCTATCGTCCTCCAGAACGACAATGGACCCTGTCCTCTCCTCGCTATCT GTAATGTTCTTTTGTTAAGGAACAACTTGAATCTGAGTCCAGATATATCAGAAGTCTCACAGGAGAAATTACTTTCACTTGTTGCTGATCGGCTAATTGATTCTAACAGTAATATCAAT AATAAAGATGAGGGGTACGTTGAAAACCAACAGCAGAACATTGCTGATGCCATTGATCTGCTTCCACGACTTGCAACTGGGATTGATGTAAATATAAAGTTCAGGAG AATAGATGATTTTGAGTTTACTCGAGAGTGTGCCATATTTGATTTATTGGACATTCCACTATACCATGGTTGGATAGTTGATCCCCAG GATTTTGATACTGCTAATGCAATTGGGTCAAAATCCTATAATGCTCTTATGGGGGATCTTGTTGCATTGGAAACACGAAATATGGATAgagaacataaaaataataatgaagaagATTGTGTTGATTTTGCTGCTGCAACAACTGCAGCACTGGGAGTCCCTTCTCCATGTCTTTCAAAAGCTAGATCTTTTGATGATTCTCCAGATTCAACCTCTGATGACCAAAAGTTAAGAAAAGGAGACattgaagaagaagcagagTTGTTGAGAGCCTTGAAATTGTCTCAGGCTGAAATACCATCTTCAGTGGGTGATCCTCTTGCATCAAATATAAATGAAGGGCCTGTTTCTGTCAATTTAGATGAAAGTACACATCCCAAAGAGGTTCATCCTCCAGGTTCTCTAAAAACATCAGATAAGCATGCTGtagaagataataatttttatcagaCAGATCTATGCATATCAGATGACAGCAGTGCCTCCATGAATGAAGGTAATGATCCATTGTGTTTCAAAAGTACTCCAGAGCAAGCAGTGCAATTATCATCAAACATCAATAAAGGAAATAATCTTTATCAATCAACTTTTGTTGAACCAGAAGTACGCACTCTCTGCACTGATGTGGTTGAGAAGAGCAGCATTGATACAACAGTTCAGATTGAAAATGCGGTTTCATTGTCTACAGAAAGAGACACTTTATCTGTGGGTGAGAACCATATAGATGTTTCAATAAGGGGTGGAAAAATTGATAACCGGTCCAATGCAACATCCGATGTTCATGAAATTGCAGATGAGAACAAAGGTTATGACACGAAGGAAGTATCACTTGTGTCTGCAAAAAATGATGATTTGGATTCCTCTAGCAGCCAAATGCAGCCCATCGATGCATGTGAAACTTTGACTTCAAGTGTTGATGACAGTGAGCCCATTTATGAAGGAGAGGAGTGTATTATTGATTCAGGGACTACCGTTTTTGAAGACAGAGAGCCTGTTTATGAGGGTGAGATGGTTCTTGCTAAGCAAACTGACAAAAGCACCTTAGATGCTAGGTCCAAGGATGTGATTACTCAAAGAGAAG GAGAACTGATCAGGAACTTTTTGAAGAACAGTGCTAGccagttgactttttatgg cTTATTCTGCTTACAAGATGGTCTTAAAGAACGTGAACTTTGTGTTTTTTTCCGTAATAATCACTTCAGCACAATGTTTAAG TTCAATGGTGAACTTTATCTTTTGGCCACAGACCAAGGTTACATAACTCAACCTGATTTGGTATGGGAAAAGCTAAATGAG GTCAATGGGGATACATTGTTTATGACAGGAAATTTCAAGGAGTTTAAGGTGGAAAATCATTCAAATGAAACTTGGAATGAAAATAATGCTCTTGCTAGCACTGCA GACTATCTTGCCAGCATTGACAGTGCAGCACAAGCAGGCTTGGATATGAA TTCTGATCTGCAATTGGCAATAGCTCTGCAGCAACAGGAGTTTGATCAACAACCACAGCGTCAAAATGCGCAGCAACCATCCATTAATAATTCAAGGCTGGTGACTGGTCCTCAG GGGCCaagaagaaattcaaatacgacaTCATCTTCCAGGCCTGAAGCTAAATCGAAAGAAAAGTGCATAGTGATGTGA
- the LOC107405823 gene encoding uncharacterized protein LOC107405823 isoform X5: protein MGDLVALETRNMDREHKNNNEEDCVDFAAATTAALGVPSPCLSKARSFDDSPDSTSDDQKLRKGDIEEEAELLRALKLSQAEIPSSVGDPLASNINEGPVSVNLDESTHPKEVHPPGSLKTSDKHAVEDNNFYQTDLCISDDSSASMNEGNDPLCFKSTPEQAVQLSSNINKGNNLYQSTFVEPEVRTLCTDVVEKSSIDTTVQIENAVSLSTERDTLSVGENHIDVSIRGGKIDNRSNATSDVHEIADENKGYDTKEVSLVSAKNDDLDSSSSQMQPIDACETLTSSVDDSEPIYEGEECIIDSGTTVFEDREPVYEGEMVLAKQTDKSTLDARSKDVITQREGELIRNFLKNSASQLTFYGLFCLQDGLKERELCVFFRNNHFSTMFKFNGELYLLATDQGYITQPDLVWEKLNEVNGDTLFMTGNFKEFKVENHSNETWNENNALASTADYLASIDSAAQAGLDMNSDLQLAIALQQQEFDQQPQRQNAQQPSINNSRLVTGPQGPRRNSNTTSSSRPEAKSKEKCIVM from the exons ATGGGGGATCTTGTTGCATTGGAAACACGAAATATGGATAgagaacataaaaataataatgaagaagATTGTGTTGATTTTGCTGCTGCAACAACTGCAGCACTGGGAGTCCCTTCTCCATGTCTTTCAAAAGCTAGATCTTTTGATGATTCTCCAGATTCAACCTCTGATGACCAAAAGTTAAGAAAAGGAGACattgaagaagaagcagagTTGTTGAGAGCCTTGAAATTGTCTCAGGCTGAAATACCATCTTCAGTGGGTGATCCTCTTGCATCAAATATAAATGAAGGGCCTGTTTCTGTCAATTTAGATGAAAGTACACATCCCAAAGAGGTTCATCCTCCAGGTTCTCTAAAAACATCAGATAAGCATGCTGtagaagataataatttttatcagaCAGATCTATGCATATCAGATGACAGCAGTGCCTCCATGAATGAAGGTAATGATCCATTGTGTTTCAAAAGTACTCCAGAGCAAGCAGTGCAATTATCATCAAACATCAATAAAGGAAATAATCTTTATCAATCAACTTTTGTTGAACCAGAAGTACGCACTCTCTGCACTGATGTGGTTGAGAAGAGCAGCATTGATACAACAGTTCAGATTGAAAATGCGGTTTCATTGTCTACAGAAAGAGACACTTTATCTGTGGGTGAGAACCATATAGATGTTTCAATAAGGGGTGGAAAAATTGATAACCGGTCCAATGCAACATCCGATGTTCATGAAATTGCAGATGAGAACAAAGGTTATGACACGAAGGAAGTATCACTTGTGTCTGCAAAAAATGATGATTTGGATTCCTCTAGCAGCCAAATGCAGCCCATCGATGCATGTGAAACTTTGACTTCAAGTGTTGATGACAGTGAGCCCATTTATGAAGGAGAGGAGTGTATTATTGATTCAGGGACTACCGTTTTTGAAGACAGAGAGCCTGTTTATGAGGGTGAGATGGTTCTTGCTAAGCAAACTGACAAAAGCACCTTAGATGCTAGGTCCAAGGATGTGATTACTCAAAGAGAAG GAGAACTGATCAGGAACTTTTTGAAGAACAGTGCTAGccagttgactttttatgg cTTATTCTGCTTACAAGATGGTCTTAAAGAACGTGAACTTTGTGTTTTTTTCCGTAATAATCACTTCAGCACAATGTTTAAG TTCAATGGTGAACTTTATCTTTTGGCCACAGACCAAGGTTACATAACTCAACCTGATTTGGTATGGGAAAAGCTAAATGAG GTCAATGGGGATACATTGTTTATGACAGGAAATTTCAAGGAGTTTAAGGTGGAAAATCATTCAAATGAAACTTGGAATGAAAATAATGCTCTTGCTAGCACTGCA GACTATCTTGCCAGCATTGACAGTGCAGCACAAGCAGGCTTGGATATGAA TTCTGATCTGCAATTGGCAATAGCTCTGCAGCAACAGGAGTTTGATCAACAACCACAGCGTCAAAATGCGCAGCAACCATCCATTAATAATTCAAGGCTGGTGACTGGTCCTCAG GGGCCaagaagaaattcaaatacgacaTCATCTTCCAGGCCTGAAGCTAAATCGAAAGAAAAGTGCATAGTGATGTGA
- the LOC107405822 gene encoding homeobox protein knotted-1-like 7, producing the protein MQEPGLGMMAAGGGGLGGEVSISSGGGVGGDQHRQLKAEIATHPLYEQLLSAHVACLRVATPIDQLPLIDAQLSQSHHLLRSYASHQHQQPHSLPPHERQELDNFLAQYLIVLCSFKEQLQQHVRVHAVEAVMACREIENTLQALTGVSLGEGTGATMSDDEDELQMDFSLDQSGGDGHDMMGFGPLLPTESERSLMERVRQELKIELKQGFKSRIEDVREEILRKRRAGKLPGDTTTVLKNWWQQHSKWPYPTEDDKAKLVEETGLQLKQINNWFINQRKRNWHSNSQSVTSLKSKRKR; encoded by the exons atgcaagaacCTGGATTGGGAATGATGGCTGCTGGTGGTGGTGGTTTGGGAGGTGAAGTTTCTATCTCCAGCGGCGGCGGTGTTGGTGGTGATCAACACCGCCAGCTGAAGGCGGAGATAGCCACTCATCCACTGTATGAACAGCTACTATCGGCGCACGTGGCTTGTCTGCGAGTCGCCACGCCGATCGATCAGTTGCCGTTGATCGACGCTCAGCTCTCTCAGTCGCATCATCTTCTTCGCTCTTATGCTTCTCACCAACACCAACAACCCCATTCTTTGCCTCCCCATGAACGCCAAGAGCTCGATAACTTCttg GCACAATATTTGATAGTTTTGTGCAGTTTCAAAGAACAACTTCAACAACATGTCAGAGTCCATGCGGTTGAAGCAGTCATGGCTTGCCGTGAAATTGAAAATACTTTACAGGCTTTAACTG GAGTCAGTCTTGGGGAAGGAACGGGTGCAACGATGTCAGACGATGAGGATGAACTGCAGATGGATTTCTCTTTGGATCAATCGGGCGGTGATGGACATGACATGATGGGATTTGGTCCTCTACTTCCAACCGAGTCCGAGAGGTCTCTAATGGAGAGAGTTCGCCAGGAATTGAAGATTGAACTGAAGCAG GGCTTCAAGTCGAGAATTGAAGATGTTAGGGAAgaaatattaagaaaaagaagggcAGGGAAGTTACCTGGTGACACAACCACAGTGTTAAAGAACTGGTGGCAGCAACACTCTAAGTGGCCATATCCAACT GAAGATGACAAGGCAAAACTTGTGGAGGAGACAGGGTTGCAGCTAAAGCAAATTAACAATTGGTTTATAAACCAGAGAAAGCGCAACTGGCACAGCAACTCTCAATCTGTAACCTCTCTAAAGTCCAAGCGCAAAAGATGA